The Psychrobacillus sp. FSL K6-4046 DNA window ACGATATCCAATGGTTGCCTCAGCGCATATGAGTGTGTTAACTGCAAAAGTTGCTGGAGTAAAAAGAGTAATTGCATGCACCCCTCCGATTAATGGAGAAATCCCTTATGCTACTATTGCTGCTATGTCGTTGGCAGGGGCAGATGAAATCTATTTGCTAGGTGGTATTCAGGCAATGGCTGCAATGGCAATTGGGACACAGACTATTCAACCGGTAGATATGATTGTTGGCCCTGGTAATGCATTTGTAGCAGAGGCAAAGCGTCAGCTCTATGGCCGCGTTGGTATTGACTTGTTTGCTGGTCCGACTGAAACCTTAGTTGTAGCGGACCATACAGCAGATGCAGAAATGGTTGCTACAGATATTCTAGGACAAGGAGAACATGGTCCAACTTCTCCAGGAGCTTTAATAACTACTTCAGAAAAATTGGCAGAGGAAACGTTAATAGAGATTGAGCGTCAATTACAAACTTTACCTACGGCCGATGTAGCGAGAGTCTCATGGGAAGACTATGGACAAATTCTATTAGTAGATTCTATTGAAGAAGCTAGAGTAGAGGCTGATCGTTTAGCATTTGAGCATGTGGAAATTTTGACGGAAGATCCTAATTACTTCTTAGAAAATATGACGAACTATGGCTGCCTTTTCTTAGGGCCAGAAACGAATGTTGCCTATGGAGATAAAGTTATTGGTACAAATCATACACTTCCAACTAAGGGTGCGGCAAGGTATACAGGCGGCTTATGGGTAGGCAAATTTATTAAAACAGTAACCTATCAAAAGGTAACACCGGAGGCAAGTGCCTATATTGGGGAATATGCAGCACGTTTATGTCAACTTGAAAACTTTGCTGGCCATGCTGAACAGGCGTTATTAAGAGTAAGACGATACGGTAAATAAATAGTTCTTAGGGGTTAAGGGGGAGAAAGAATGTTAGGTTTCATAGGATTATTTGGTGGTCTAGCTTTATTGATTTATTTAACTATGAAGGGGATGAACCTTCTAATTGCCGCACCACTCACAGCTCTGTTCGTTGGTGTATTGAATGGACTTCCATTGTTTCCGCAGCTTGTAGAAAAAGGTGCGGACAATTTCTTAACAAATTATATGGGAGGCTTTACTAGCTTCATAGCTTCTTGGTGGTTAATGTTCTTAGCAGGTGCCATTTTTGGTAAAGTCATGGAGGATAGTGGTGCAGCAGATAGCGTGTCCCAATGGATTGTTAGTAAAATTGGTATTAAGCGTGCAGCGCTAGCTGTTGTAATTGCCTGTGCAGTTTTAACTTATGGGGGAGTAAGTTTATTTGTAGTAGCCTTCTCTGTATATCCAATGGCTTTGAGTTTATTTAAGCAAGCAGATTTGCCAAGACGGTTCATACCAGCCGCCCTTGGTTTTGGTTCTACAACCTTTACGATGACATCAGCGGGTTCACCAGAAATTCAAAACTGGATTCCTATCCCATTCTTAAAAACATCTCCTTATGCAGGGTGGGAAGTCAGCATTATTGTAGCTGTCTTCATGATGGCATTTGGTTATTGGTGGCTGAAAAAGATGATTAAGAAAGCAATGGATAATGGTGAGAAGTTTGTAAGTAGGGAAACTGATGTAAAAGAGGTTTCTCGTAAAGAACTTCCGAACCCGCTACTAAGTATGATTCCGTTAGGTGTAGTACTTATCATTTCATTTGTCTTACATAAGGAATTGGAAACTTCGGCATTAATCCTTGCATTGACCGGTGGTATTATTGCTACCTATCTGATTAACAGAAAGTATTTTCAAAATTTCGGTGGTGCAGTTGCTGAAGGAGCAATGGGTGCTGTTATTGCCATTGCTAATACTGCCGCAGTTGTAGGCTTTGGTGGTGTAGTAAAGGTTACTCCCGCGTTCGAATCAGCAGTTGATGTAATGACTGGTATACCAGGTAGTCCACTAATTGGTGGAGCATTAGCCGTGGCTGTTATAGCTGGTTTAACGGGTTCGTCTTCAGGTGGACAGGCTATCGCCTTACCTCTATTAGCACCACATTATTTAGATTTAGGTGTAAATGCAGAAGCACTTCACAGAACGGTTGCGATTTCTTCTGGCTCTCTAGACTCTTTACCTCAAGGGGGCTATGTAGTTACGACTATTCGTTCAATCTGTGGGGAAACACATAAGGATGCTTATCCGGCCTTTGGAGCTTTAACAGTTGTTGTGCCGATTCTAGGTGTAATATTAGCTGTCATTCTTTTCTCTTTTGGCATAGGGATATAATTACAATACCCAACAAACAGAAGTACAGTCGTTTGTTGGGTATTAGTT harbors:
- the hisD gene encoding histidinol dehydrogenase, which codes for MVKLIKAGKSQEEVSANDLKVSQIVSEALQNVESRGDQAVRELSEKFDKWSPESFRLTTKQIEEMVAQVPTEVIEDIKFAQKNIREFAEAQLASLHDVEVENIPGVILGHKNIPVNSVGCYIPGGRYPMVASAHMSVLTAKVAGVKRVIACTPPINGEIPYATIAAMSLAGADEIYLLGGIQAMAAMAIGTQTIQPVDMIVGPGNAFVAEAKRQLYGRVGIDLFAGPTETLVVADHTADAEMVATDILGQGEHGPTSPGALITTSEKLAEETLIEIERQLQTLPTADVARVSWEDYGQILLVDSIEEARVEADRLAFEHVEILTEDPNYFLENMTNYGCLFLGPETNVAYGDKVIGTNHTLPTKGAARYTGGLWVGKFIKTVTYQKVTPEASAYIGEYAARLCQLENFAGHAEQALLRVRRYGK
- a CDS encoding SLC13 family permease; translated protein: MLGFIGLFGGLALLIYLTMKGMNLLIAAPLTALFVGVLNGLPLFPQLVEKGADNFLTNYMGGFTSFIASWWLMFLAGAIFGKVMEDSGAADSVSQWIVSKIGIKRAALAVVIACAVLTYGGVSLFVVAFSVYPMALSLFKQADLPRRFIPAALGFGSTTFTMTSAGSPEIQNWIPIPFLKTSPYAGWEVSIIVAVFMMAFGYWWLKKMIKKAMDNGEKFVSRETDVKEVSRKELPNPLLSMIPLGVVLIISFVLHKELETSALILALTGGIIATYLINRKYFQNFGGAVAEGAMGAVIAIANTAAVVGFGGVVKVTPAFESAVDVMTGIPGSPLIGGALAVAVIAGLTGSSSGGQAIALPLLAPHYLDLGVNAEALHRTVAISSGSLDSLPQGGYVVTTIRSICGETHKDAYPAFGALTVVVPILGVILAVILFSFGIGI